The Metabacillus schmidteae nucleotide sequence GGTTTGAACAATGTCCTGGATGTTTTCTTCAATATACGGCTTAACCTTTAATGCTAAAGCCAGGTCCTGCTTGGTGATTCCAAGCATGTTGATTTGTGAAAGGAGTTCTGGTTCGTCTATTTTTAGCACTACCTTTGATAAAAGTGCCTCATATTCTTCATTGTTTATTTTAGTAACGGCTTTCTTCTCTTTCTTAAACGATAAGATACCCATGAAAAAGATTCCCCATTTCGTAATATATACTTATTAGGTATATCGGCATGGAGTATCAGAGTATTTAGTTTTTTTATATTAATAATGAGTAGAAGAACACGACTTACCGCAAAGAATGGTGGAAGTCACTGTTATTTCTTATACGATTAACAATAAAAATTTATGTGTTTAATCGTACAAAAAAGGTAGAAATTAAATTCTACCTTTAGAAAATATACTATTTTGCAATTAATACAGGAATCGTGGATAACTGTGAAACCTTTTCACTGACACTGCCAAAAATTAATTTTTTTAATCCGCTAATATTGCGATTTCCAACGATTATTAAATCACCATTGTTTTCTTCGGCATAGGAGACGATTGCATCAGAAGGTTCCCCGTAAGAAACAGCGATATCTGCTTTCATATGGTGATGTTGTAATATACGATTTGCTTCTGATTCCATAGCAATGTCTTCGTGACTCTTGTTAGGATAATCGTGTGAAGAATCAGGGTTCACTTCTTCCTGTTGTTCCGGCAGTACAGGAGTTGCTGGATAATTTCTCATTTCCCCGACTGGATAAGCGTGAACGGGTGAGAATAATGGTGATCGATCAGTGTCCGTTAAAGGACTAACAGGATTTTCTTTACTGATATACACAACAGATAATTGAGAGTTCAATTTTTTACTCATACTAATACCTAATTCAAGCGCTTCTCTGCTATCCTCATTACCGTCAAATGCGACAATTAAATGGTTAAGTTCTTTCATTTAGAATCATCCTTTCAAATTGGATTTTTCAGATTAAAAGATAAAGTTAAGTAACAAGCTAATAACGACAATTGCTCCAACTACCATCAAAATTGTTCGTACCATACATCATTCCTCCATTTTCAATAATTAAATTTTTGCTTTAACAGCTTGGTGTAATATCGCTTTTTTTGCAAATCTAGTTTTTGGAGAAATGATCTCCTGTAAATCATTTAATTTTAAATGTGGATAGGATCCTTTAATGAATAAATTAATCTCTTGTCCATTTTTTACGGTTAATAAATAGGTAATAAGGTTTGTGAAGTTCTCACAACTGATAACGCTTTTATTCTTTGTAATCAGGTAAATACTGCCGCTGTAGGACTTGGCTAATTGGCTAATTTTTATCACTTGATCAAGTCGTATATGATTTTTAAATGTAAATTGTAATGTAGTGGGTTTATTCATATGAATTCCCTCCATAAAATTGTTATATGTTTGTTTTCTCATTCCTTACCTCCTCATGTGAGTTAAGAAACCTATTAGAAGAAAATCACAACAAAAGTCCTAGGGTAGTTCTTAATTCCTAAACCACGTATAATGTCGGATGAAAATCATTCATCTTTTAAGGTAAACAAGGTATAGTAAAAGAAGAAGAGAGGAAGGAAGATGGGATGGAAAAGCTAAAATACATAAGCATGCTTTCGGCCGTTATTACACAGATTACGGGAATTATTTTTTTATTTATTAACATAAAGGTTGCCATCGGACTATTTATCGTATATTTTCTATCATTGCTACTATTACTGATAACGATTATTAAACTTCGAATAGATGAAAAAAAGGAGGATGATCAAAATGATTATCGTGACTACTGAGACAGTACCTGGAAAAGAGACTAAGGAATATAAAGGCTTTGTTAGAGGGAGCACTGTTCAATCTAAACATATTGGAAAAGATATCATGGCCGGTTTAAAAACGATTGTTGGTGGTGAGCTTAAAGAGTACACAGAGATGATGGAGGAAGCTCGTCAAAAAGCGATCGGACGTATGGTTGAGGATGCAAAGACAAAGGGTGCGAATGCCATTGTATGCATGAGACTTGAATCATCTGCGGTTATGCAAAATGCTTCGGAAATCATTGCCTATGGCACAGCGGTTATTGTAGAAGAATAGTAGGAAATAGAAAAGGGGCTGGTGTATTCCAGTCCCTTTTCATTTAATAACAAATACCAACACGTTTAGTTAAAAATTTGTTGTTTAAAAGTACTTGATAAGCAAAATGTGCCGTATCTTGGACAGAGATTTCCTTCCCGTTTAAAGGGAGAAAGTCAGGAGAAAAACGGTACTTTTTTGTTAATGTTCCATCAGGAAGATAGGTTGGACATACAAGCGTCCACATTAAAGAACTGCATTTTAGAAGCTGATAGGCAACTAAGTGCTCTTCAGCCGCTCTTGTTAGTGTTCTTTTTGATTCATTTGATTGATATCTGTAAAGCTCCGGTTGTGAACGGGATTGCAGGATGCCGGCTGTGCCAATTGTAATAATCCTCTTGATATGGTTGACCTCCATTGCTTTTATCAAATGTGGAGTAGCCGTTGAGAGAATCTGTTGTCCATCCGTGCTTAGGGCACTTATGACAGCATCCTGATTATTAATCGTATTTAGTACGTCTTCATATTGTGTAGCATCTCCTGCTATAACGGTTAAGTTTGGTGCAGATCTATCCACTTTCTCAGGGGAGCGGACAAGTACTGTGACGAAATGACCTTCATCTAAAAGAGAGGATAATAGTTCTTTTCCTACACGTCCTGTTGCACCAAATAATGCGATATTCATTACTGGAATTCACCTCTTTAAAATACTTCGTCATTACTTAATGTATCGTAAATTCCTTGAGAATGAAATAATATTGTGTACGTAAGGGTGCTATATATAGAATGGTCAATCCAACCTTTTCTTTACCTGGTCCCAATAGTATATTTGTGGAAAACGGACGTATATCATATATTCATGAAATAAGGTATAGCCAACAAAGCCGACTTGCTTCCAATCAATCGCATCAAACATGTCATTTTAGCTCCTTTTCAAAAGGTATTTGAATAGGGGAGTACTTAAATGCTTTACGAGGAATAGTGTTGAAAAAGTATAAAGATGAGTTGAGGTTTTACTTATACTATATGGTCTAAAGAACTTGTTTGATACATTTTCATGAAAACTGAAAGAGACCAACACATCGTGTTGGTCTCTAGCCAATTATATTGAATTGTTATTGTTGAGA carries:
- a CDS encoding NAD(P)-dependent oxidoreductase, whose amino-acid sequence is MNIALFGATGRVGKELLSSLLDEGHFVTVLVRSPEKVDRSAPNLTVIAGDATQYEDVLNTINNQDAVISALSTDGQQILSTATPHLIKAMEVNHIKRIITIGTAGILQSRSQPELYRYQSNESKRTLTRAAEEHLVAYQLLKCSSLMWTLVCPTYLPDGTLTKKYRFSPDFLPLNGKEISVQDTAHFAYQVLLNNKFLTKRVGICY
- a CDS encoding YbjQ family protein, which produces MIIVTTETVPGKETKEYKGFVRGSTVQSKHIGKDIMAGLKTIVGGELKEYTEMMEEARQKAIGRMVEDAKTKGANAIVCMRLESSAVMQNASEIIAYGTAVIVEE
- a CDS encoding universal stress protein, encoding MKELNHLIVAFDGNEDSREALELGISMSKKLNSQLSVVYISKENPVSPLTDTDRSPLFSPVHAYPVGEMRNYPATPVLPEQQEEVNPDSSHDYPNKSHEDIAMESEANRILQHHHMKADIAVSYGEPSDAIVSYAEENNGDLIIVGNRNISGLKKLIFGSVSEKVSQLSTIPVLIAK